DNA from Drosophila kikkawai strain 14028-0561.14 unplaced genomic scaffold, DkikHiC1v2 scaffold_151, whole genome shotgun sequence:
ttacaaatgtacaattgagtatgcaaatgtattagccttgtaaaaactaatataggagtggggtggctggtaaatcctccgcaaaaggatcaataaaagtttatcccacgaagtagaaaaacgtagaaaaaagagtccagaaattcgggggtcgaaaaatgacgttggcatggagcgccctttgcatgcatgtattgacattcgtattggaactaaaacttgagcttagcctaaggcccGCTGtcgaccgagaagcccagcttaacggcgcgagagcgggagagcgggagaaccgggaattggagcggcgcagccgtccctagaagcgagcgacgatcgggaacacgggagcgtgcgatcgggaataccgaggagcggagagcgggcgagcgttgctaagctggaagcgcttgagcttttggacgctcggtgggcagaggggaagcaggggcctcctggcgtaaacattctcccccccccttgcaatcactcgggttgcaataaacccgtacaggacgatggtatggaggAGCGTCAGAGCGCTGCGTAGATCGTTGATCCTAGAGCGACGAGTagcgatgaaggacggatgagtgccaaCGAGAGGCGGCTGATTGCCCTGGAGAGGCGGGAGCTTGTCGCAAGGAGCTTGCTGAACAAGGTGGAGGCGTCGAATGCCGTGACCAGGACGCATCACTGtgcgctagaagacgtcgAACTGTCCGTAGCGGTCGaacgttggcagactcggcaatggTAGGACTAAGAACCTCGAGTACGTCTGCcttccagagcgatcgcggtgtgTGGAAGTGAAGCCCTCGTAAGTGACCTGGATGAAAAGGgatgacatggagatgagtAATGGTCAATAATGTGCGAACTAGAAGTATGGGGGTGACCGAcgctgcgagcggagtggatgctctggacggtcatgcggatgcaggagagtgtggtggtgctgattgcacgtcttgcatcggtcaccgctgcggcaggttccctcggaatgttcgtgggccaaacagttagaacaatagcggtggtcgagaaccgcacggagcctcttctcagcgcagagtttcaggaactgttggcatttccggagcgggtggaatccgctgcagactcggcaacggtaggactgcgTACCTCGGGTACGTCTGCTCTCCAGGCCAGCAGCACTGCGAGCGGTAAGGAATTTTTCCGGTGAACTTTTTGACGAAACGAAAATTCGTGTCGAGAAGACAGACACGCCGCCTGTAGCGGTTGTAGACACTGGGCCTGTGAGAACCCACCCGAAGATCGTCTCTTGGGCCAGGAGAGAGCCGAAGATGTTATTTTTGGAGCCGCCCAGAAGCACAGACGGAAGTATGTCAGCTCCAATTAGGACGTCGATATCAGAACTCTCGAAGAACGCTGGATCCGCTAAGGGGAGATCAGGAAGCTGCTTTAGGAAATCTCTCGGAACTGGATATGAGGGAAGTTTTCCAGCGAGTTGAGGAAGAACATAAGCTGTCGTTTGTAactgcagcccgggtctggaGGGAGCGCGAATTGAAAATTTTGCAGAGCTTTGTGGCTTGAGCGGCAACTGTATCGTTGAGACCGGAAACTTGGGTCTGCGTTGGCTGGGATGGAAGTTTTACGATATTGAGAAGCCTCTCAGTAATAAAGGTCACTTCAGAACCTGAATCGATCAGGGCTCGCGCTTGGAAGGTGCGGCCAAGATGGCAGATGTCAATAATCGCCGTACCGAGCAGGACAGCCTTTGATCCTGACGCAAAGCAGACTTGCACATTAGAGTGGTCGTCGGAGGCTGCAGCGCTTCTCACAATGGGTGCGGGTCGtggactagatggagcggagggtcttgaaacggtagccgcagggttgtcgcggtgcaacagagtatgatgccggctgtggcacgtaaagcaggaatgggcactagtacagtcccgttgctggtgccctcgcgaaaaacaattcaagcagagttgctttcttcggatgaagtctgtccgctcattgacattcatgtctaggaaacgcggacatatacggatagggtggtTTTCCCTGGAGCAAAGATCGCACCCTCTTGGGGCTGGAGTCTCTCGGGCCTCATACGAGTTGAGCCGGCGCGCAGGGGCGCTTGCAGGGGTCGATCGGGGGGGAAACTGCCCAGAACTGCTAGGCCTGATATCATCGATCGCCTCTAGAGTACGGTGACGCTCGGTCAAAAACGAGTTCAGCTCGttccaggtcggaatttcggCCTTGTTGTGGacggattgctcccacatggACAGTGTGGTTTTGGGAAGTTTTGTGGAAACCATGTATACCAGGAGACAATCCCAGGCTTCGACTTGGATGAAGGACATAGATAAGGCTGTTAGGCAACTCTGGATAgtgccttgcagctctttCAGAGCGGCTCCTGACTCTTGGGGGACTGCTGGAAGGTTGAATAGGATCttcaactggctgttgacGAGCAACCGCCGATTTTCGAACCGTTCGGTGAGGCTCTGCCATGCGGAGATGAACCCTTCGTTTGTAAGAGGGGCCTTCGACACAATGGCATGTGCATCGCCACTTGTCTTTGACAACAGGTGGAACAGCttttccaccggtgtgagACGCGAATTCTGGATATAGATCGCCGTAAAAAGGTCTCGGAACGTTGGCCACCGAATATAGTCCCCAGTGAAGacttctgtgtccactggtggcagacGACAACCCGTAGAAGGGGGTGGTTGACTACTGGCGGAAGCCTGTGTGGGTTGGAAGGCGGCCCTGTCAATTACGCCCTGCAGCTGAAACACACACTTCGAAAACACAGAATAGCAGTAACTATACTTCGATTCTAGCTCTGATGCAATGGTCGGAGGATCGTCGGCTTCGGCAAGGAggtcggagcagctttcatagcttttctccaccttttCCCACAGGGCCCTAATTTGGTCCCGATGGATTTGGCACATGCCAGGGGGCAATCTGTCCGTGTCAGGGGCAGCCGGAGTGTGCAGGTTAGCCTCGAATTGGGTAACACGGTCTGTTGCGGCAATGAATTTTTTGAGGGCGATATCTATCGCCTTTTGAGCCATGTTGGACACGGATCGCGTAACCTTTGGCGCTGGACCGGGGCAAAGGTTCACTGAAttgtcgctttttgcccttgggaTGGCAATGGCTGCCTTCGACCTTAGAGGAGTTGAGCGCGGAGACGGGCGCGGAGATGCGGATCGGGATCTCTCCAAACGGATTGACGGGAGCACACGGAGCTTCTTGTCGTCACCTGTGGGCATTCTCGGACTCACAGACGGTCAAATTAATGCGCTCGGCAGAATCTGGGTCGCTAACAACGTTACTTGTCGTCCAAGAAATACACACGAATTGCGAAGGAAAGACGACTCAACTCTGGTTCGCGTAACGCCAGTGGACACAGCACCagcgacaaaaaaaatgtCAGCGGCAAGCGAAGAGAAAACAGGAGCAAATCCTCAGCGGAGAAGTTCGGCCACGAAACACAAATGATGGATGGGGAGCGATTGCagcgattgctgctgctggccgaaTTAGTGCTGAATGTCGGACCCGGGCTCTGGATATTAGGAgccaattgtatatttatatatgtatattccgtGGTTCGGACGTGGAGCTTGTATGTATGAATTGGAAACTTTATTACTTATATTCCgtaataaagagaaaaaaaaaaattaatttttagtgtcGGAAATAATGGATaagaagtatttaattatCGACACGTAATTACCACGGCGCCGAAAAggctgaattaaaaaaaaaataaccctTGGCGATGACGTGGAAACCTCACTGTATTAtgccgtcggcaaagcagtgcGCAAGCGAGGCGCTTACGAGAGATAAAGGCACAgaaaaccgaaacaacaacaaaaccagCGCGGCTGATGCGGCGGTCAGCGCGGGAATCCGAAACTAACCGTAAATCgcagtttggttttgccgtcggcaaaacacCGTATAAGCGAAGAGTTCAGGAGCGAGAACAAGGcggaacacaaaaaaacacaacaacaacacgtctgctgcggcggttgtgcggatcttggagaaataaacacttgcacttgagTTTCTTATTTCGGTTATTTtcgtttgttggttttattgtaatttaattcctgtatgggcgggcagaaaaatataatgacaTATGTATGGAGTTGGATACGcctgcaaaaatatatgtatggttATTTGCACAGTGGAACACCGATATCGGGAACTGCAGCGacgtacaaaaatatatatttgaggcagaaaatatttacatatgggCAATCAGAACGGGTTTGTGTGGGGGTATGTGTTGGATGTTTCGCCTTATGGTACAGTGGGAACACGaagagtggactgtattttggAGTTTGGCAGATAAATCTGTGAAGGCCTCTGAACCTTGcgtggagaaaaaaaacaaatggcacacaacaaaaatatatatgttgacACCGGCGTATATTAATTGAgcccttttgttttatttatttaatttgagttatttatttcaccacacaatttcactgTATTTCGGCGGAGACGGACTTGCACGGAAAATGTATGTGCATAAGTTATCACACGTATGTAGGTATGTATGTTGATGTACATATGCCTTGACCGTTGGCGAGTGGAGCGGAGAAgcgaaagaacaaaaaaaacggcaggcAATATGGCGATCacacaaaacggagacggattgaaaaaacTGGGCGATGGAATTAGGGAGAAATGGATTTTTCCTTCAAACTGCCGTTgtgtcggaaaactcggatCGGGAGTTGACACAAAAAATCGTACGTAGGTtgaccgaaatttaaatttcgaacAACTATTAACGACCGGCACGTAGAGACGGGAGGAcactttttacttatcttttctgcggcggcaccaccaaagctgctgggagaaaaggattccaggacgatatccttatccggctcgaaggaccatgtttaggagtggggtggctggtaaatcctccgcaaaaggatcaataaaagtttatcccacgaagtagaaaaacgtagaaaaaagagtccagaaattcgggggtcgaaaaatgacgttggcatggagcgccctttgcatgcatgtattgacattcgtattggaactaaaacttgagcttagcctaaggcccGCTGtcgaccgagaagcccagcttaacggcgcgagagcgggagagcgggagaaccgggaattggagcggcgcagccgtccctagaagcgagcgacgatcgggaacacgggagcgtgcgatcgggaataccgaggagcggagagcgggcgagcgttgctaagctggaagcgcttgagcttttggacgctcggtgggcagaggggaagcaggggcctcctggcgtaaacacaaaatctgaagtggattcaggcattattagctgagttgtgaaatttttgtttacaaatttatacctgagtatgcaaatgtattagccttgtaaaaactaatataaatacaaattctgaagtggattcaggcattattatctgagttgtgaactttttgtttacaaatttacaattgagtatgcaaatgtattagccttttaaaaactaatataaatacaaattctgaagtggatacatgcattattagctgagttgtgaactttttgtttacaaatttacaattgagtatgcaaatgtattagccatgtaaaaactaatataattacaaattctgaagtggattcaggcattattatctgagttgtgaactttttgtttacaattttacaattgagcatgcaaatgtattagccgtgtaaaaactaatataaatacaaattctgaagtggatacaggcattattagctgagttgtgaacgttttatttacaaatttacaattgagtatgcaaatgtattagccttgtaaaaactaatataaatacaaattctgaagtggattcaggcattattatctgagttgtgaactttttgtttacaaatttacaattgagtatgcaaatgtattagccttttaaaaactaatataaatacaaattctgaagtggattcaggcattattatctgagttgtgaactttttgtttacaaatttacaattgagtaggcaaatgtattagccatgtaaaaactaatataaatacaaattcttaagtggatatatgcattattatctgagttgtgaactttttgtttacaaatttacaattgagtatgcaaatgtataagccgtgtaaaaactaatatatgtacaaattctgccgttaatacatgcgttattagctgagttgtgaatacaaattctgaagtggattcaggcattattagctgagttgtgaactgtttgtttttaaatttacaattgagtatgcaaatgtattagccttgtaaaaactaatataaatactaattctgaagtggatacaagcatttttacaattgagcatgcaaatgtattagccgtgtaaaaactaatataagtacaaattctgccgtggatacatgcattataagctgagctgtgaactttttgtctacaaatttacaattgagtatgcaaatgtattagccgtgtaaaaactaatataaatactaaatctgaagtggatacaggcattattagctgagttgtgaactttttgtttacaaatttacaattgagtatgcaaatgtattagccttgtaaaaacttaaataaatacaaattctaaagtggatatatgcattattttataagtacaaattctgccgtggattcaggcattattagctgagttgtgaacttattgtttacaaatttacaattgagtattgtAGTGTACAAAACAGGACGAAATAGCCTTCTCGGTCTATAAGGACCGAGCAACTATGATCGTTCCATAAAGGTGGTTCTTGAAGACGCTAGGTTCGAGGGTGCGCATTCTCGCTGTGCTCGGGTCCAGCTCGTCGGATGGGGCGGGGTTTTTTCTCCCCTAGCTATCTTTGTTTATAACACAAATCATATAATGCGCGagataaactaaataaatcggGCTCTAAAGTGGTAATGgaacaaatcaaattaagtaCGGAATCCGCGCCGCCGCGCGTACTCACCAACTAGAAAGGGAATCCTGCTCGATTAGGGGATCACAGGTGTTATGTGTCCCGTTTCTCTACCCACCCAACCTTGACAACATATCGAAATTTGGCTGTTGTCCCAAATTAAAGTAGAATTTACCTTTAATTCCTCTTAATAAATCTTGGCATGAGTACTCGACGAACGGagacaataataatttaagcgaCCATGTTTATGTTCATAAGAGTACAAAAAGGTTTCATTTTAATGTCATATTCCCTTAACACAAACAACTAACAGCTATATTTACATGAAACATTAATTCAATACGAGGTAATTTTGTCAAtgactaagtaattaattggGCGGAAAAATCTCATCTCAAATcatcttacatatatatattataatcttATACGCATATAAACGCTTACAAATACTCACAATAGATCTTACTCTCACCGATGTATCATTGGGCCCAAGATGACTCCGATGTAGTTGCtgtataattaagaatttaggttacatatatatatatatagagagagaaagatattTCAACAACTTCCCAATTTCATATTGCTTAGCCTtacatattaatttctttaaataatttatgcgcTAATTCATAGtttagaaaaagaaacaaagtttaatacaaaacagaatcttctaattaatttttatagaacTTTATATTGAATCTaacaagaacaaaacaaaagagaatATGTAGATATTTAATTCATGTTGTCGAAACAATCACATCGCTCGGCCGCTGCAAGGCGTTTTAGTTGTAACTCATTTATTCTTTCTTAGCTCTTATGCCTCCAAAACTCCTACGCAAAATTTGGACTTGTGCAATATGAATTGGGTTTAGGGGTTAGTTACTTAATACTGCGTAACACTGCTGCATCTGCTCGCCGGTTTAAGCTGGTATCGGGGTCTAAATTCCGTTTTGGAGCTGAATCCCAACGATCTTTTTAGCCTCCCAGACCCTTTTCCTAGGCGTAGATTAGGAGCGGCTGCCTCGGCCACTTGAGCGCGATCTTGGTTACGTAATCCCTCAGTCCAAGTGTCGGCACCCCCTGTTTGATCGGATAGCGGGGTGTATGCGGCTATAGCCAAGTTAGAGAGAGTTGACGAAAAGCGCTGTCTAAGCCCTCTGGCCTAAACTAACGGCCGATGCctgaataaaaatcaaattagaaTTTGAACGGCACCTATTTCTGAAACATACCTTCGGCACATCAACTAGCACTTTTCACTCTGATAGTTCcaataatatttccttttattaatCAGTTTATAAACtttcatataatattatataattgaaaGTCGATCACACGTGTATGTTGAAAACCACTCGccacgaaaatatataatgactTCTATATGGTGTTTATAGCTCGCCGAATAAAATGGAATGATTTCACGTGAACTTTTCATTCTATGCCTAAACTCCCAAAAAAATGCGGTTTTAGCTTAAAGCTTTGATATAGCGGTGAAATCGGGTGATGTTCTTGCATTCTTTCATTCCACCTgttcaagtgcaagtgcattAGCGAGGGTAGTTATAATAGTTTGCTAGCTTAATTGTACCTAAACAGAAGCGTTAcctaaagttttgtttttccaaaaggTGGATACTACAACCACAGATAATGGAACAAGACCTATTCGCAGGGGCATTatctgaaaatttgaaaactctaattgtttgttttcctgGTTTGCATATCTTTAAGATGGTAAACACCCAACTTTTTGCCTTCCACGTCAACCAATTCATAATAAAACGGACTTCTCTTCTTTTGAACTTTAGCTGGTATAAAAACTGGAGCTAACTTTGAGCTAAATTTCTTACTGGCATTGCTCTGTGTAAAGTTCCTGGCAAAGACGTCATCGCCTATCTGAAATTGTACATTTCGACTTCGAAGATTGTATTGCCTAGCGGTTAGTTCGTGTGATTTAGTCATGTTACTCTTGG
Protein-coding regions in this window:
- the LOC138929345 gene encoding uncharacterized protein; the protein is MPTGDDKKLRVLPSIRLERSRSASPRPSPRSTPLRSKAAIAIPRAKSDNSVNLCPGPAPKVTRSVSNMAQKAIDIALKKFIAATDRVTQFEANLHTPAAPDTDRLPPGMCQIHRDQIRALWEKVEKSYESCSDLLAEADDPPTIASELESKYSYCYSVFSKCVFQLQGVIDRAAFQPTQASASSQPPPSTGCRLPPVDTEVFTGDYIRWPTFRDLFTAIYIQNSRLTPVEKLFHLLSKTSGDAHAIVSKAPLTNEGFISAWQSLTERFENRRLLVNSQLKILFNLPAVPQESGAALKELQGTIQSCLTALSMSFIQVEAWDCLLVYMVSTKLPKTTLSMWEQSVHNKAEIPTWNELNSFLTERHRTLEAIDDIRPSSSGQFPPRSTPASAPARRLNSYEARETPAPRGRHHTLLHRDNPAATVSRPSAPSSPRPAPIVRSAAASDDHSNVQVCFASGSKAVLLGTAIIDICHLGRTFQARALIDSGSEVTFITERLLNIVKLPSQPTQTQVSGLNDTVAAQATKLCKIFNSRSLQTRAAVTNDSLSDPAFFESSDIDVLIGADILPSVLLGGSKNNIFGSLLAQETIFG